DNA from Leptospira bandrabouensis:
GCTGTTTATAGATTGGAAGAATATTTAAAAAATGAATCTAATTCTTACCTTAAAGGAAAGGCAATGTTTTTTCTAGGGGTGAGTGCTTTAAAAACTGGTGATACAAAAAAAGCATTAAAATGTTTTTTGAAACGAGAAACTAAATCTTATTCACCATCTCGAGTGGAATTTTGGACGAATCAAACCCTAAGTCAGGCGGGTAGAGGGAATTTATGAATCGAATTATTGTATCGTTAGCGGGTTTTTTGTTTATTGTGGCAGGGCTTTCTACTGCCTATTACCAAACAAATATTTCTGCAAAAGAAGATCAGTCCCAAGCCATTGTTGAAAAAATTGCAGAAGGGGAAGAGTATTTAAAACAATCGAACCCGCAAAGTAAGGAAAAGGCAATTTCCATCTTTTCTGAGTTAGCTGGTAAGCGTGGTATTGAAAAGTATGAGTTCCAAATTAAATACAACCAAGCAAGAGCTTTGGAAAAAAACTCGGATTTTTATCCCGCCCTTGATATTTATAAAGACTTAAAAAAGAATACGAATCTTAAACCCGATGAAAAAGAACGTTTGAGTTATTCGCTTGGAAACCTGCTTTTAAAAATTGGAAACGAGTCGGAAGGAAAAGTTCATTTAGAATCTGTTTTGCAATCAAGTTCTGATAATAAACTAAGGTCAAAATCCTTTCTTTCTCTTGCTGACCACTATTACAGAACTGGTAATTTTGAAACTGCTCGTAAAAATTATACTCTAGCGTTACAAGAAGATCCTAACAATACAGAATCAAGAATTGGATGGGGTAGATCATTACGGAAACTAGGAAAAGACTGGGCTTCCTTTGATGTATTTGATGAATACATTGAAACCGCAGACCAGTTAGCTGGTGCTGATGAAAAAGTTGTAGGTGAGTATAAGGATTCGGTTTTAAAAGACGCAAAAGATAATTATACAAAAAAACAATACACTAAGGCTGTTGAGTTATTCCAAAAAGTAATCAGTGTCAATCCTACTCCTAAAAAAGAAGAAGAAGCTTTGTATTACATCGCATTGTCATTTGATGCAATGGGAAAACAAACTGAATCACTTACTTATATCAATAAAGTTTTAAATAACAGTGATTATTCGCTCGATCAAGCTGCTTTGTATAAAAAAGGAACCATTTATTTCAGACAAGGTAAATTTGAAAAAGCAGCAGGTATCTTTCAAACGATTGTAGATAAATACCCTAAAAACCAGATTACCGACAAGGCGATTGCATGGAAAAAAGAATCACTCGATCAGTTTACCGACCACAATGATCTAGATGGTTCCGATGTATCGTCTGATTCCTATTCATCTAAACCTGGTTCGGTTTCCACAAAACCAGACTCAGGAAATGATTTGGAGTTTTAGTCGGACTACCTTAGAAATTCATTCGATTTTGTATTCTGGAGGGCTTCCTCCATTCCAAAAGTTTTATAAATTTCTGGAACAATGTCTGCAAGCGAATGTATATTTTCAGCGAAGCGGTCAGCATCCTTACCATAGAGGATGGTGGCCGCCGGGTTTTCCGTATGGTTTTTTTGACTTAAGTCTTCCATATTTCCATGATCACTGGAAACAATCAGTAAGTCTTTTTTAGGATCGATTCCTTCCAAAAGTCCTCGGAAAAAACCTTCTAAGTTTTTAATGATATGTTCTGCCTTTTCCCAATCCATTGCATGTCCCACTTTGTCAGTGAGAAAATACTCATACAAAGCCAACTGGTAATTTGCAAATCTTGCGAAAGATTCCTTTCCTAATTTATAGGGATCTCTTCTTTCGAGAAGTGGATCTCCCGGTTTTAACATATCAATGCCGAGAGTTCCCATAATTTCATGAGTTAAATCCATATAAAGACCTCTGCCGTTACTCAGGTCATCGAAGTTTTTTAAAGGCCGTCCACTAGCTAACTGGACTAAGGTGGAAGCTGATACTAGTTTTGGTTTTTCTTCCACGTGTTTGAGGTAGGGAGGTGAAAAACAATTTAAAAAATCACTGAGGTGTCCCTGTTCATTTAGGACTTTGATCAGGGAATATTTGGCTATGATTTTGCGTAAGGTAATGGTGGGAAATCCACTGACATGGCGTTCGAGCACTTTCGGGCCTGGAATGCCTGTCCAAAGTGCCGTTTGGCCTGTGGCTGACTGGGGAAGGCCTGGTACACCCATATGGGCATCTGTTTTGATGTAGTGCAGTTGCGAAGGTGAAACCGGTAAGTCAGCGTCCGACTTAGGAATTCCACCAACGGGAGCTAAAAAACCTTTGGCAAATCGACTGAATGGATTGGATTTGGGATCGTAACCGGCGATGCCCACCCCATCCAAAAATACATAAAAAATCATTCCTTTCCTTGGACTGATTGGTTTTTGCCAATGACAACCCGATAATTAGAATGATGAAACGGAATTTAGGAAACCTGTCTATTCTTTTTGGATACT
Protein-coding regions in this window:
- a CDS encoding tetratricopeptide repeat protein, whose product is MNRIIVSLAGFLFIVAGLSTAYYQTNISAKEDQSQAIVEKIAEGEEYLKQSNPQSKEKAISIFSELAGKRGIEKYEFQIKYNQARALEKNSDFYPALDIYKDLKKNTNLKPDEKERLSYSLGNLLLKIGNESEGKVHLESVLQSSSDNKLRSKSFLSLADHYYRTGNFETARKNYTLALQEDPNNTESRIGWGRSLRKLGKDWASFDVFDEYIETADQLAGADEKVVGEYKDSVLKDAKDNYTKKQYTKAVELFQKVISVNPTPKKEEEALYYIALSFDAMGKQTESLTYINKVLNNSDYSLDQAALYKKGTIYFRQGKFEKAAGIFQTIVDKYPKNQITDKAIAWKKESLDQFTDHNDLDGSDVSSDSYSSKPGSVSTKPDSGNDLEF
- a CDS encoding metalloenzyme codes for the protein MIFYVFLDGVGIAGYDPKSNPFSRFAKGFLAPVGGIPKSDADLPVSPSQLHYIKTDAHMGVPGLPQSATGQTALWTGIPGPKVLERHVSGFPTITLRKIIAKYSLIKVLNEQGHLSDFLNCFSPPYLKHVEEKPKLVSASTLVQLASGRPLKNFDDLSNGRGLYMDLTHEIMGTLGIDMLKPGDPLLERRDPYKLGKESFARFANYQLALYEYFLTDKVGHAMDWEKAEHIIKNLEGFFRGLLEGIDPKKDLLIVSSDHGNMEDLSQKNHTENPAATILYGKDADRFAENIHSLADIVPEIYKTFGMEEALQNTKSNEFLR